From Coffea arabica cultivar ET-39 chromosome 10e, Coffea Arabica ET-39 HiFi, whole genome shotgun sequence, one genomic window encodes:
- the LOC113712690 gene encoding SUN domain-containing protein 4-like → MQRSRRALLQRRALERAICGRNRLCKVSVSVSVSAVVVLWGLVFFLNIWFGQSDNYKDGSTDFPVSVRIWDGDKREPDVGQSSASPDGRSSLTETPSVDSTEASCSEAAGTENVNGKLEDLSNDASPDSRFQEQGLGGKSDLATTSVREDSISDRFSLAVPLGLDEFKNRAISSRSRYMSSHAGSIKHRVEPGGAEHNYASSSKGAKVLASNKDAYGASNILSKDKDKYLRNPCSAEEKFVVIELSEETLVDTVEIANFEHHSSNLKEFELLGSQVYPTDTWTKLGNFTAGNTKHAHSFVLPEPKWVRYLKLNLLSHYGSEFYCTLSVFEVYGMDAVERMLEDLISVQDKVIVSDESLSRETHMPHRPVPAEGDSYHNVDSEVEPELAVGHSDTKRVVTTIDVPDPVEEIRQHQVNRMPGDSVLKILMQKVRTLDLNLSVLERYLEELNFRYNKIFREFDREMGEKNVLLENIKSDIRSLQDSKEAMSKEVNDLVAWKSFVSMQLDDIVRSNAVLRLEVEKVRRNQVHMENKGIVIFLVCLTFGFFALVRLFVDMALSMYRSQNSGKFWSVGSSWFLLLLSCSITIIILSL, encoded by the exons ATGCAGAGATCACGTAGAGCTCTTCTACAACGAAGAGCTTTGGAAAGGGCTATTTGTGGGAGGAATCGCTTGTGCAAGGTTTCTGTTTCTGTTTCTGTTTCTGCCGTAGTTGTTCTCTGGGGACTCGTGTTCTTTTTGAACATATGGTTTGGGCAAAGTGATAATTATAAAG ATGGATCCACAGATTTTCCTGTTAGTGTAAGAATCTGGGATGGTGACAAAAGAGAACCTGATGTGGGGCAAAGTTCTGCTTCACCTGATGGCAGGAGTTCGTTAACGGAAACTCCTTCTGTGGACTCTACTGAGGCTTCATGTTCAGAAGCAGCTGGAACTGAAAATGTAAATGGTAAATTAGAAGATTTGTCGAATGATGCGAGTCCAGATTCACGTTTTCAGGAGCAAGGGTTGGGTGGAAAATCAGATCTTGCCACAACTTCAGTAAGAGAAGATTCAATATCAGATAGATTTTCTCTTGCAGTACCTTTAGGACTTGATGAATTCAAAAACAGAGCAATCAGTTCCAGGAGTAGATACATGAGCAGCCATGCTGGGAGCATTAAACATAGAGTTGAGCCTGGAGGGGCCGAGCACAACTATGCTTCCTCATCAAAAGGAGCTAAGGTCTTAGCATCCAACAAGGATGCCTATGGTGCTTCTAATATCTTAAGCAAAGACAAGGACAAGTACCTTCGAAATCCATGCTCTGCTGAGGAAAAATTTGTTGTAATCGAACTCTCAGAAGAAACATTGGTTGACACAGTTGAAATAGCAAATTTTGAGCATCACTCATCCAATTTAAAAGAATTTGAGTTGCTAGGAAGTCAAGTTTATCCAACTGATACATGGACTAAACTCGGAAATTTTACTGCTGGAAACACAAAGCATGCTCACAGTTTTGTTCTTCCAGAGCCAAAATGGGTTAGATACCTAAAATTGAATTTGCTCAGTCATTATGGTTCAGAGTTTTACTGTACGCTCAGTGTTTTCGAAGTGTATGGCATGGATGCTGTTGAGAGGATGCTTGAGGATCTAATATCTGTTCAAGATAAGGTGATTGTATCTGATGAATCACTTAGCCGAGAGACGCATATGCCCCATCGTCCAGTACCAGCTGAAGGTGACAGTTATCATAACGTTGATAGTGAAGTGGAACCTGAACTTGCTGTTGGGCACTCTGACACGAAACGAGTGGTAACAACAATTGATGTTCCAGATCCTGTTGAAGAAATTCGTCAGCATCAGGTTAACAGGATGCCCGGGGACAGTGTTCTCAAGATTCTTATGCAAAAAGTACGCACACTGGATTTGAATTTATCAGTTCTAGAGAGATATCTTGAGGAGCTCAATTTCAGATACAACAAGATCTTTAGAGAATTTGACAGAGAAATGGGAGAAAAAAATGTACTTCTGGAGAACATAAAATCAGACATAAGGAGTTTGCAGGACAGCAAAGAGGCTatg AGTAAAGAGGTCAATGATCTTGTGGCTTGGAAATCTTTTGTTTCCATGCAGCTGGATGATATAGTCAGAAGTAATGCTGTCCTCAG GTTGGAGGTGGAAAAAGTCCGGAGGAATCAAGTACATATGGAGAACAAGGgcattgttatttttcttgtatGCTTAACTTTTGGGTTCTTTGCACTTGTGAGGCTGTTTGTAGATATGGCGTTGAGCATGTATAGGTCGCAGAATTCCGGGAAATTTTGGTCTGTAGGTTCTTCCTGGTTTCTTCTACTACTGAGCTGTAGCATTACCATTATCATTCTGTCGTTGTAA
- the LOC113712692 gene encoding uncharacterized protein isoform X2, translating into MDGMKVESNQDVAPVPPPSHTLPEDVERKARVDAVWQQMNKGLSGKALKSTLKNQSSSINKISPKPSSQNWMKVLGLAPKKTSSAAEGAPGKRPIVAQNGSSDDAKKLAAAALSAVKDAAAAAALGRGKMEVTEFRDFAGEEIEFKKLVDTSSKEAFDKGKASTGPASAVDAVLEQIKKKQKLSVLDKTKKDWGEFKEENKGLEEELETYKKSSNQYLDKVSFLQRTDYREFERERDARLATQAKRKADMREDF; encoded by the exons ATGGATGGTATGAAAGTGGAGTCGAACCAAGATGTTGCACCTGTTCCTCCTCCATCACACACACTGCCTGAAGATGTTG AAAGGAAAGCTAGGGTAGATGCTGTCTGGCAGCAGATGAATAAAGGACTGTCTGGGAAGGCTCTCAAATCCACCTTAAAAAACCAGAGTTCAAGTATTAACAAAATTTCTCCAAAGCCTTCTTCACAG AATTGGATGAAAGTCCTTGGATTGGCTCCAAAGAAGACATCATCAGCTGCGGAAGGTGCACCAGGGAAGCGTCCCATTGTAGCTCAAAATGGTAGTAGTGACGATGCAAAAAAGCTTGCTGCTGCCGCTCTCTCAGCAGTTAAAGATGCTGCAGCTGCAGCAGCTTTGGGCCGAGGGAAAATGGAG GTTACTGAATTTCGAGACTTTGCTGGTGAAGAGATTGAATTCAAGAAACTCGTTGATACCAGCTCAAAAGAAGCATTTGATAAAGGCAAAGCCTCAACTGGCCCTGCTTCTGCTGTTGATGCTGTTcttgaacaaataaaaaagaagcaaaagctCAGTGTGCTTGACAAGACAAAGAAAGATTGGGGAGAGTTCAAGGAAGAAAATAAAGGATTGGAAGAAGAGCTTGAAACGTACAAAAAGAGTTCGAATCAGTATTTGGATAAGGTATCTTTCTTGCAACGTACTGATTACCGGGAATTTGAGCGGGAGAGAGATGCTCGACTTGCCACGCAGGCCAAGAGGAAGGCAGATATGCGAGAGGACTTTTGA
- the LOC113712692 gene encoding uncharacterized protein isoform X1, with protein sequence MDGMKVESNQDVAPVPPPSHTLPEDVAERKARVDAVWQQMNKGLSGKALKSTLKNQSSSINKISPKPSSQNWMKVLGLAPKKTSSAAEGAPGKRPIVAQNGSSDDAKKLAAAALSAVKDAAAAAALGRGKMEVTEFRDFAGEEIEFKKLVDTSSKEAFDKGKASTGPASAVDAVLEQIKKKQKLSVLDKTKKDWGEFKEENKGLEEELETYKKSSNQYLDKVSFLQRTDYREFERERDARLATQAKRKADMREDF encoded by the exons ATGGATGGTATGAAAGTGGAGTCGAACCAAGATGTTGCACCTGTTCCTCCTCCATCACACACACTGCCTGAAGATGTTG CAGAAAGGAAAGCTAGGGTAGATGCTGTCTGGCAGCAGATGAATAAAGGACTGTCTGGGAAGGCTCTCAAATCCACCTTAAAAAACCAGAGTTCAAGTATTAACAAAATTTCTCCAAAGCCTTCTTCACAG AATTGGATGAAAGTCCTTGGATTGGCTCCAAAGAAGACATCATCAGCTGCGGAAGGTGCACCAGGGAAGCGTCCCATTGTAGCTCAAAATGGTAGTAGTGACGATGCAAAAAAGCTTGCTGCTGCCGCTCTCTCAGCAGTTAAAGATGCTGCAGCTGCAGCAGCTTTGGGCCGAGGGAAAATGGAG GTTACTGAATTTCGAGACTTTGCTGGTGAAGAGATTGAATTCAAGAAACTCGTTGATACCAGCTCAAAAGAAGCATTTGATAAAGGCAAAGCCTCAACTGGCCCTGCTTCTGCTGTTGATGCTGTTcttgaacaaataaaaaagaagcaaaagctCAGTGTGCTTGACAAGACAAAGAAAGATTGGGGAGAGTTCAAGGAAGAAAATAAAGGATTGGAAGAAGAGCTTGAAACGTACAAAAAGAGTTCGAATCAGTATTTGGATAAGGTATCTTTCTTGCAACGTACTGATTACCGGGAATTTGAGCGGGAGAGAGATGCTCGACTTGCCACGCAGGCCAAGAGGAAGGCAGATATGCGAGAGGACTTTTGA